In Cololabis saira isolate AMF1-May2022 chromosome 4, fColSai1.1, whole genome shotgun sequence, one DNA window encodes the following:
- the dusp14 gene encoding dual specificity protein phosphatase 14: MGSRSQGFFHHHHHHHRSSMVPAAVPRLLHDNGSLLGGIAQITPNLFLSRGNVASNRSLLLSKGITCVVNATIELPNFNWPHMEYVKVPLADMPHSPISLYFDSIADKIHSVGRKRGAVLVHCAAGVSRSASLCLAYLMKYHRVSLAEAHAWVKARRPVIRPNGGFWRQLIEYERKLFGRNSVKMVQTPYGVIPDVYERDRRALAPYWGL; this comes from the coding sequence ATGGGTTCCCGCAGCCAAGGCTtcttccaccaccaccaccaccaccatcggAGCTCCATGGTGCCTGCTGCCGTGCCCAGATTGCTGCATGACAATGGGAGCCTACTGGGAGGCATTGCTCAAATTACCCCAAACCTCTTCCTCAGCAGAGGGAACGTGGCGTCCAACCGGAGCCTGCTGCTGTCTAAAGGCATCACCTGTGTGGTCAACGCCACCATAGAGCTCCCCAACTTCAACTGGCCTCACATGGAGTATGTAAAGGTCCCGCTGGCGGATATGCCCCACTCTCCCATCTCCTTGTATTTCGACAGCATAGCGGATAAGATCCACAGCGTGGGTCGCAAGCGAGGGGCGGTGCTGGTGCACTGTGCAGCGGGGGTGAGCCGCTCGGCCTCGCTGTGCCTCGCGTACCTCATGAAGTACCACCGCGTGTCTCTGGCTGAGGCGCACGCCTGGGTCAAGGCCCGCCGTCCGGTCATCAGGCCCAACGGCGGCTTCTGGCGCCAGCTCATCGAGTACGAGAGGAAGCTGTTTGGCAGAAACTCTGTTAAGATGGTTCAGACACCCTACGGGGTCATACCTGATGTTTACGAGAGAGACCGCAGGGCACTGGCCCCGTACTGGGGCCTGTGA